The proteins below are encoded in one region of Alistipes communis:
- the rfbD gene encoding dTDP-4-dehydrorhamnose reductase, protein MRRILVTGANGQLGSAMRLLGATSRNEYRFTDVAELDITDEEAVRRAVCDGRIDVIVNCAAYTNVDRAEEDEATADRINRLAVGNLARAAAAADATLIHVSTDYVFSGDANRPYNEMCETHPLGVYGRTKLAGEAEVEHSGCKSLIIRTAWLYSEFGHNFLKTMLRLTAERDRLTVVFDQTGTPTYAGDLARTIFDIVESGAYAGREGVYHFSNEGVCSWYDFAHAIAAEAGHTQCTIEPCHSSEYPSKVERPAYSVLDKSKIKTTFGVGIPHWMESLKVCMKNLKNL, encoded by the coding sequence ATGCGTAGGATTCTCGTAACGGGTGCCAACGGACAGTTGGGGAGCGCCATGCGGCTGTTGGGAGCGACGTCGCGGAACGAATATCGTTTTACGGACGTGGCGGAGCTGGATATTACCGACGAGGAAGCCGTCCGGCGGGCGGTGTGCGACGGGCGGATCGACGTGATCGTCAACTGCGCCGCCTACACCAACGTCGATCGGGCCGAGGAGGACGAGGCGACAGCCGATCGGATCAACCGGCTGGCGGTGGGTAATCTGGCACGTGCGGCTGCGGCTGCGGACGCCACGCTGATCCACGTTTCGACCGACTACGTCTTTTCGGGCGACGCCAACCGGCCCTACAACGAGATGTGCGAAACGCACCCGCTCGGCGTTTACGGCCGGACGAAGCTGGCGGGTGAAGCGGAGGTCGAACACAGCGGATGCAAATCGCTTATTATCAGAACAGCATGGCTTTATTCGGAGTTCGGGCACAACTTTCTCAAAACGATGCTGCGCCTTACGGCCGAACGCGACCGTCTGACGGTGGTGTTCGATCAGACGGGGACGCCGACCTATGCCGGCGATCTGGCGCGGACGATCTTCGACATCGTCGAGAGCGGGGCCTATGCCGGCCGCGAAGGCGTCTACCACTTTTCGAACGAGGGGGTCTGCTCGTGGTACGACTTCGCCCACGCCATTGCCGCCGAGGCGGGCCACACGCAATGCACGATCGAACCCTGCCACTCGTCGGAATATCCGTCGAAAGTCGAGCGCCCGGCCTATTCGGTGCTTGACAAGAGCAAGATCAAGACGACGTTCGGGGTGGGGATACCCCATTGGATGGAGTCGCTCAAAGTATGTATGAAAAACCTTAAAAACTTATAG
- the rfbC gene encoding dTDP-4-dehydrorhamnose 3,5-epimerase produces the protein MKIIQTEIEGVVIIEPDVFGDDRGYFFESYNQTRFDAAVRPVRFVQDNESKSKFGVLRGLHFQCGRAAQSKLVRVVKGKVLDVAVDIRRGSPTFGRHVAVELTAENKRQFFVPRGFAHGFSVLSDEAVFQYKCDNLYAPESEGAIAWNDPAIGIDWRLRPEEVILSPKDSCHPTLAECKELFDYNTDYYA, from the coding sequence GTGAAAATCATTCAAACAGAGATCGAAGGAGTGGTGATTATCGAGCCGGACGTATTCGGTGACGATCGGGGTTACTTTTTCGAAAGTTACAATCAGACGCGTTTCGACGCCGCCGTGCGTCCCGTGCGTTTCGTACAGGACAACGAATCGAAATCGAAATTCGGCGTGTTGCGGGGGCTGCACTTCCAGTGCGGCCGCGCCGCTCAGTCGAAACTGGTGCGCGTGGTGAAGGGTAAGGTGCTGGACGTGGCGGTCGACATCCGCCGCGGCTCGCCCACCTTCGGCCGTCATGTCGCCGTGGAGCTGACGGCAGAGAACAAACGTCAGTTCTTCGTTCCGCGCGGGTTCGCCCACGGTTTTTCGGTGCTGAGCGATGAGGCGGTATTCCAATATAAATGCGACAACCTCTATGCTCCCGAAAGCGAGGGGGCGATCGCCTGGAACGACCCCGCGATCGGGATCGACTGGCGGCTGCGCCCCGAGGAGGTGATCCTCTCGCCGAAGGACAGCTGTCACCCGACGCTGGCCGAGTGCAAGGAGTTGTTCGATTATAATACGGACTATTATGCGTAG
- the rfbA gene encoding glucose-1-phosphate thymidylyltransferase RfbA: MKGIVLAGGSGTRLYPITKGVSKQLLPIYDKPMVYYPISVLMLAGIRDILVISTPQDLPGFRRLLGDGSDYGIRLEYAEQPSPDGLAQAFLIGERFIGDDTACLVLGDNIFYGAGFSEMLREAVRTAEGGKATVFGYWVKDPERYGVAEFDREGNCLSIEEKPKEPKSNYAVVGLYFYPNKVVDVAKRIKPSARGELEITTVNQEFLQAGELKVQTLSQGFAWLDTGTHDSLAEASIFVEVIEKRQGLKIACLEDIAFRQGWITAEKVRELAQPMAKNPYGQYLLKQLEQIDR, encoded by the coding sequence ATGAAAGGAATCGTATTGGCGGGAGGATCGGGCACCCGATTGTATCCCATTACCAAAGGAGTCAGCAAACAACTGCTGCCGATCTACGACAAACCGATGGTCTACTACCCTATTTCGGTGCTGATGCTGGCCGGAATCAGGGATATTCTGGTGATCTCCACCCCGCAGGATCTGCCGGGATTCCGGCGGTTGCTGGGCGACGGTTCGGACTACGGCATCCGTTTGGAATATGCCGAACAACCCTCGCCCGACGGGCTGGCGCAGGCGTTCCTGATCGGTGAACGATTCATCGGCGACGATACGGCCTGTCTGGTGCTGGGAGACAATATCTTCTACGGCGCGGGCTTCTCCGAAATGCTCCGCGAGGCTGTCCGCACCGCCGAAGGGGGGAAGGCTACGGTGTTCGGATATTGGGTGAAAGACCCCGAGCGTTACGGCGTGGCCGAATTCGACAGGGAGGGCAATTGCCTGTCGATCGAGGAGAAGCCCAAGGAGCCGAAATCGAACTATGCTGTCGTGGGGCTCTATTTCTATCCGAACAAGGTGGTCGACGTCGCCAAGCGGATCAAGCCGTCGGCGCGCGGTGAGTTGGAAATCACTACCGTTAACCAGGAGTTCCTGCAAGCCGGCGAGTTGAAAGTGCAGACGCTTTCGCAGGGCTTCGCATGGCTCGATACGGGGACGCACGACTCGCTGGCCGAGGCGTCGATCTTTGTGGAGGTCATCGAGAAGCGGCAGGGATTGAAGATCGCCTGCCTGGAAGATATCGCCTTCCGCCAGGGGTGGATCACGGCCGAAAAGGTGCGCGAGCTGGCGCAGCCCATGGCGAAAAACCCCTACGGGCAGTATCTTCTGAAACAGCTGGAACAGATAGACCGTTGA
- a CDS encoding polysaccharide biosynthesis protein encodes MFFSLVKRLHLDGSYIRSWLILAIDLAVSATATLVAFLGIDYFVRNSGFSLLHYLFLLVSAFFCSAVAFYIFRTYRTVIRHSSLREVWKLGAATLLKELLMLLILWFWPDGMTFKAIGLCVVLDLFVTVCMLITVRVLMILLYDAIILSHIRRTNRIRTLVYGVESKEVALVMRLQNSPHYDMCGFITYGRRLKYYEIAERPVYYFETEENIEYVLDKFGIEAILFGNYANAKAESDRLIKYCVTHGVKVLIAPPIDEIVDGKLAHQGGIRDIKIEDLLGREEIKISLGEIMDNFRDKTVLVTGAAGSIGSELCRQLATFGIRQLILFDNAETPMHEIRLEMEDRFPDLKFVPVIGDVRIPKRLDFVFRTYRPQVVFHAAAYKHVPLMEENPCEAVLVNVVGSRNVADRCICYGVEKMVMISTDKAVNPTNVMGCTKRLAEIYVQSLGQAIVSGRIEGRTQFITTRFGNVLGSNGSVIPRFREQIEHGGPVTVTHPEIRRYFMTIPEACRLVMEAATIGRGNTIFVFDMGECVKIAELARRMIALAGFRVDQDIRIVYTGLRPGEKLYEEVLSNTENTLPTAHEKIRIAKVREYDYEEACRDVEELERLAREFDIPNVVRLMKRIVPEYHSQNSRFEIYDRELEEERTA; translated from the coding sequence ATGTTTTTCTCTTTGGTTAAAAGGCTGCATCTGGACGGCAGTTATATCCGGTCGTGGTTGATTTTGGCCATCGATCTCGCGGTATCCGCCACGGCGACGTTGGTCGCTTTTCTGGGTATCGATTATTTCGTCAGGAATTCCGGCTTTTCCCTGCTTCATTATCTGTTTTTGCTGGTGTCGGCGTTCTTTTGCAGCGCCGTCGCATTCTATATTTTCCGTACCTACCGTACCGTCATCCGCCATTCGTCGCTGCGCGAAGTATGGAAGCTCGGGGCCGCTACCCTGCTCAAAGAGCTGCTGATGCTCCTCATACTGTGGTTCTGGCCCGACGGGATGACCTTCAAGGCGATCGGTCTCTGCGTGGTGCTGGATCTGTTCGTGACGGTTTGTATGCTCATTACGGTGCGCGTGCTGATGATTCTGCTTTACGATGCGATCATCCTCTCGCACATCCGGCGGACGAACCGTATCCGTACGCTGGTCTACGGTGTCGAGTCGAAGGAGGTGGCGCTCGTCATGCGGTTGCAGAACTCGCCGCATTACGACATGTGCGGATTCATCACCTACGGCCGCCGGCTCAAATATTACGAGATCGCCGAACGGCCGGTTTATTATTTCGAGACGGAGGAGAATATCGAATACGTGCTCGACAAGTTCGGAATCGAAGCCATTCTTTTCGGCAACTACGCCAATGCGAAGGCCGAGTCAGACCGCCTGATCAAATATTGCGTGACGCACGGCGTCAAGGTGTTGATCGCCCCGCCGATCGACGAGATCGTCGACGGGAAACTGGCGCATCAGGGCGGTATCCGCGACATCAAGATCGAAGACCTGCTGGGACGCGAGGAGATAAAGATTTCGCTGGGCGAGATTATGGACAATTTCCGCGACAAAACCGTGCTGGTGACGGGTGCTGCCGGTTCGATCGGATCGGAGCTGTGCCGCCAATTGGCGACGTTCGGCATCCGGCAGCTGATCCTGTTCGACAACGCCGAGACGCCGATGCACGAGATACGCCTCGAAATGGAGGATCGTTTTCCCGATCTGAAATTCGTCCCCGTGATCGGCGACGTGCGGATTCCGAAACGGCTGGATTTCGTCTTCCGTACCTATCGGCCCCAGGTGGTATTCCATGCCGCGGCCTACAAGCACGTGCCGCTCATGGAGGAGAATCCCTGCGAAGCGGTGCTGGTCAACGTCGTCGGATCGCGCAACGTGGCGGACCGTTGCATTTGCTACGGCGTGGAGAAGATGGTAATGATTTCGACGGACAAGGCCGTGAATCCGACCAACGTCATGGGCTGTACCAAACGGTTGGCCGAAATCTATGTACAGAGTCTCGGACAGGCGATCGTAAGCGGGCGGATCGAAGGGCGCACGCAGTTCATCACCACCCGCTTCGGCAACGTGCTGGGGTCGAACGGTTCGGTCATCCCGCGTTTCCGCGAGCAGATCGAACACGGCGGCCCCGTGACGGTGACGCATCCCGAGATCCGGCGCTACTTCATGACGATTCCCGAGGCGTGCCGGCTGGTGATGGAGGCCGCGACGATCGGCCGCGGCAATACGATCTTCGTCTTCGATATGGGCGAGTGCGTCAAGATCGCCGAACTGGCCCGGCGGATGATTGCACTGGCGGGTTTCCGGGTCGATCAGGACATCCGGATCGTCTACACGGGACTGCGTCCGGGCGAGAAACTCTACGAAGAGGTGCTGAGCAATACGGAAAATACCCTGCCGACCGCACACGAGAAGATCCGCATCGCCAAGGTGCGCGAATACGATTACGAGGAGGCGTGCCGCGACGTCGAGGAGCTGGAACGGCTGGCGCGCGAGTTCGATATTCCGAACGTCGTGCGGCTGATGAAACGCATCGTTCCGGAGTATCATTCGCAGAACTCCCGCTTCGAGATATACGACCGGGAACTGGAAGAGGAGAGAACAGCTTGA